A region of the Salvelinus sp. IW2-2015 linkage group LG34, ASM291031v2, whole genome shotgun sequence genome:
atgatctatggatgcgacccagtcgttcgttataaatgttccattgccatactggctggcaacgttcttatcccgtgttgctagctagtgttaggatttatgtttatgcactatagccgggTAGCATATAGGTTGAAAATGAATGTTggtttgttacacacacacacacaaaacagaggggtgtgtgtgtgtaggtgtgtaaggaCTGATCaccacaggccataaaagctgtggacagtctggagaggggaggggtgcatcactctgGGCCAACCAGGATGGTGAAGAGACTGTTCAGTACCATATTAGGAATTGTTTGGGTGAAGAATCATTGGGGACACAGGACGGAGGTgctctacccagcaaccagatgtggacaaaggaacgcgccaaggggcttggacaaagggccagcaaaggggggcaaagtctaaaccaagcccagcctctactgtgataggccaactggACACGTTGAGAATAAAATTGTCATAGTATAAAAACTACTATGTGAGTACATTCCACAGTTCTCTGATCTACCCTGCGCggagatacagtgaacccgtatatacgaaaattgcatttaccatttatcgtttgagtttaattaaaatacttaaaatatattcggtgactatgaatcacattttgtcctgatgccAGATTTGAACTGACGCAAATCTCTTTCACTAGCCAACaacagctaacttacagtcaggtcaaacagtgcagccagaataacagcagtaGCTTCCTTTGCATTTGTTTacgctgttttctagtgacatttatttggatacatccataacaatgagctaatgaggcgcgatttcgctTGTCATAGAAAATGAGCTCTCTCGTCAGgaaactgttgttcagaggagctagccaacaacacagctaacaaaatcacttcaaactgaagctggaaagactgcaaactagctgcactttgtttcgtttgaccttttttcaattgacattctTTGAATATATCCATTAAAATTGTGCTAGCTGATTCATGAtctcgactggctgagaaacgctgcctgcctgtctgtctgtctcgtcccggctcccgacacgttcattactatgggacagctggagatcgaatttgaatattgaaacattgttgcaaatgtcggagagaaagacagcaaggtttatacaaatctccttATACAAATCTCAAAGTGgtagtctaaaataaatgtgagataatgtctagatgctttttatagtggagatcaagtttataaattgccttgctgggctgatgagacagtgtattgcacagtcagatggaacagagtaaataggcattttaatgtcatagatttagccagttgTAACTTGGGCCACTGTAAGTCCTAAATTGTAGTGAGAACATTATGTAATATGTTTAAGGGGTGTTTCATGATTGTGATTCCAAAAccaaaatgtcaaaatgtttcAGTGCTTAGGAAATATAATGGTTCGAATACACCTACGCTTTCTCTGAAGAACTAAAACTCCCTGTTTCacattttaatttttaaatgttttatttaaactttatttaactagacaagtccgttaagaacaaattcttatttacaatgacggcctacaccggccaaacccggacgacgctgggccaattgtgcgccgccctatgggacttccaatcacggcaggtagtgatacagcctggaatcgaaccagggtgtctgtagtgacgcctcaaacactgagatgcagtgccttagaccgctgcaccactcgggagcccacgtTGATTCACGTCCAGCGGCGGCGACAAAAAATGGCGCTGAAATTGTAGTTCTAACCGCTTCTGTGGTTTGTTTAGAATAATTatataacatttacttttgatacttaagtatatttaataccaaatacttttagacttttactcaagtagtattttactgggtgactttcccttttagtaattttctattaacgtatctcTTTAcctttaactcaagtatgacaattgggtactttttccaccactggttattTTATGCCCAATATTTTGTATTTGAACGGTATCTCTTTCTTAGCCTTATGTTTAAATTTATATTACTGTATAACGGATATATCATATTTTACATGAGCATactcacatttcagttgaatgcattcaacatAGTAACCTTCCAACCAAATGTTTGTTCTTATCTATCCCAGCTTACAACTGCTGGGGGCGCTGTTATCTGTTTTGGGACTCAACCGCTGGCAAACACAAACGAAGAATACAACACGGAAGTAGAATtgatcattgttttgtttttgtagaagGCACCTGGCGTAGACGCATTGAACTGAATACCGAACACTCAGTCCTCTGAAATGGCTAAACTACAGTCTTTGAGTGTGTTTATTAGCGAGCGTTTATTGGTGGCTGCAGTGGAGATTTTTGACGTCGTAGAGAAAGTGGTAAAGGAGTATCGGGAAGAGATTTCCCAATCTCAACAGGAGAATGACCGGCTTCAGAGACTGCTGAGGATCACACCCGAGATAAAACTATGTGGAATAGACTCCCACCAGTTCTTGCTCGCTGTCTCTGGTGAGGAGGTTACCTGTGAGCAGGAGAGCCCCAGTCTGGGACAGGAGGACCCAGAGcccacacagattaaagaggaacaggaggaaatCAGGACCAGTCAGGATGTAGGGCAGCTTCAAGGGCTGAAGGCTGACATCATAGAGTTTATATTCACTCCTCCTGGTGTGAAAAGTGAATGCGATCAGGTGGATCAACTTAAGTCCTTGACTCTTTCCCAGATGTTGGAGTACAGAGAGAGTGACTCTAAACCAATGAATCTAAAACCTTTTGTCAGTGTAACCCACCTTGACAATCCCTGTGACCCTCCAGATAGTCAAGACAATGCATCCAGCCACAGCTCAGCCGCAAGCAGCGATCCAGTAGGACTTTACGTCAGCCCACCATTGGATACCAACACACCATTGAAGAAACCCAGCACTAAACCCAGCACCACATCTAAAAAACACAAGGGCACCCTAAATGAGCATATAAAGACTCATactggagagaaaccatttagctgtggacATTGCGGTATAATCTTCAATCACAAGGGGACTTTTCACAGGCATATTCTGACTCATACACGAGAGACATTATTtaactgtggtgactgtggggaAAGTTTCAAGGAGAAGGGAGACCTAACCAAACATATAATGATTCACACAGAAGAGAAACCTTTAAGCTGTGGCGATTGCGGAAAATGCTTCAGACACAGGGGACATCTGAACAGGCACATACAGACTCACACACGAGAAACATTATTTAACTGTGGTGACTGCGGGAAACACTTCAATCGCATAGAGCACTTGAACGTGCATACattgactcacacaggagagaaaccatttagctgtggtgactgtggagaAAGCTTCCGACACAAATATAGGCTTAAAAAGCAtatactgactcacacaggagagactTTATTTCATTGTTCTGACTGCGGGAAAAGCTTCAGACATAAAGTGAACCTGAATAGTCATATGCTGGTGTTCCACAAAGAAAGAAATCAGGATGAAAGTGGAAAGAAGCAAGAAAATTAAGACTTAAGACAGATATTCTGTCAGGAGATGGGAATAAAAGTAGTGGGGGGTTGGGGTGGTGATGGGTTGGGTAGGAGGGTTGGGGGTCATGGTCTCTGCTTTCCCAGGAGGTGGGGTGGctcttttaaaaaaatatatatatcccatTGTTGAAATATCCATGCATTTATCTAATCATATCTGGGAATTGATTTgtaatcaaaacaaacaaaaaataataattcccaaaataaagttagattttttttaaataaagttaatCTCACGTGGACAGATTCACGTAAACATAACTGGTACCATAGAATCTGTCGGAAAGGAATGGGATGGGTTGGACAACTAGCAGCAGTAGTTCCGGTGTTTGTGTTTGTCCTCGttggttatttggacaaatcacaatttcgcaggtgttagcatctttcgAATTTCGGCCCGTAACTTGAAAAAAGAGGTTGGAGCTCCTTGTTCCATTTCCGCTCCTCGTTCTAGCGTCTCTTCTCTTAACACGTATGGACCCAGACCTTAAtcgagcagctgaccaattacgtgagactttagttctgggttaaaaGAAATTATCATAAAAAAAATCAACTCTGGTTATTATTACCCCAGTAAATTCTCTGAAAGGATGTTAATTATCCTCTGAACTCTGAATAATAGCCCACCTGGTTTGTTTGATCAACAGAATGATACAGTAGCATCATCTGTTATTATAAATCCGTTAATATTATGCCCAATAATTTTGCATTTGAACTGCAACTGCACTGCCTAATAATTATTAATCTGAACTGTTACTGTATACTGGATTTATTATATTGATTCCGTTAAACATTTTACACGATCACGCCCAataccagtggtcaccaacgtTTTCTGAGTCAAGATAACTTTCGGAGTCAAAATACAAGCCGAGATCTACCTCTTAGATTTTTTTTGGAAGC
Encoded here:
- the LOC139023627 gene encoding zinc finger protein 2-like, encoding MAKLQSLSVFISERLLVAAVEIFDVVEKVVKEYREEISQSQQENDRLQRLLRITPEIKLCGIDSHQFLLAVSGEEVTCEQESPSLGQEDPEPTQIKEEQEEIRTSQDVGQLQGLKADIIEFIFTPPGVKSECDQVDQLKSLTLSQMLEYRESDSKPMNLKPFVSVTHLDNPCDPPDSQDNASSHSSAASSDPVGLYVSPPLDTNTPLKKPSTKPSTTSKKHKGTLNEHIKTHTGEKPFSCGHCGIIFNHKGTFHRHILTHTRETLFNCGDCGESFKEKGDLTKHIMIHTEEKPLSCGDCGKCFRHRGHLNRHIQTHTRETLFNCGDCGKHFNRIEHLNVHTLTHTGEKPFSCGDCGESFRHKYRLKKHILTHTGETLFHCSDCGKSFRHKVNLNSHMLVFHKERNQDESGKKQEN